The sequence GGGGGAGAGAAAATAAACCCCTCTTGGGAAGCCGTCAAGGAGCTTCCTGAGAAGATCGGAAATGCAGAGATAATAAAGCATCAGCTTCCGGTGAGCTTTAAGGGAGTTAAAGAAAAGCTGCCCAAGATTATAGAAGATGTTAGGCCGGATGTTGTAGTCCTCACAGGCCAGGCTGGTGGAAGGGTCAACATAACCGTTGAAAGGGTCGCGATAAACGTTATGGATGCAAGGATGGAAGACAACGAAGGATACAAGCCAGAAGACGAACCAATATTTGAAGATGCTCCAGCGGCTTATTTTGCTACAGTACCTGTAAAGAGAATTGTAAATGCTCTAAGGGAAAATAAAATTCCCGCCATGGTGTCCAACTCAGCCGGAACCTACGTGTGCAACACCGCCATGTACATAGCTCTGCACTACATAGCAATAAATGGATTAGAGGCGAAAGCGGGCTTTATACACGTCCCATATATCCCTGAGCAGGTTTTAGAAAAGCCACAGCCTTCGATGAGTCTCGAGATGATAAGGAAAGCAATAGAAATAGCAATAAAAGAAAGCATAAAGAGTTAGTACGTCCTTGCAAACCTTGCTATGTACTTCGCTTCTTTTCCACAATGGGCACACTTCTTTCCTTCAATCTTTGCAGTCTCTTCTGGGTACGGTATTCCGAGCATACTTGCATCTAGGATTTCTTCCATCTCAACACCACAGCTCTCTTCACCACACCATGGAAGCTCCACTACCCCTCTTCTGTCCTCAAAGAGCTGTTTAGCTTCTTCTATTGTGTCAACTCTCTTTATGTGGCTCTCCAAGAACTCTTTTGCCCTTGCATAGAGATTCTCCATTATTGCATCGAGGGTCTTTCTAACTTCTTCAACGATTTTTTCCCTCTCGACGGTGAATTTTTCAAAGGTGTCTCTTCTTGCCAACACTGCCTTTTTGCTCTCGACGTCCCTCGGCCCCACTTCAATTCTCAATGGGACGCCCTTAATTTCCCAGTCGTAGAATTTCCTTCCAGGCCTTATCTCTTCTCTATCATCCACATGAACTCTAATGCCAGCCCTCTTGAGCTCTTCGGCAATTTCCTTGGCATAGGCATTAACATCGTATGGAGAGTCCTTCATTGGGATCGGAACTATCACCACTTGAATGGGAGCTATTGTTGGAGGCAACACAAGGCCGTTGTCGTCTCCATGCACCGCCATGACAGCAGCAAGCAATCTCTCGCTCATTCCAAATGTAGTCTGGTGAACATAGTCGTGGGTTCCGTCTTCTTTTTCATAGGTTATCTCGTATGCCTTTGCAAAATTCTGCTTGTAGTTGTGCATTGTTCCAATTTGTAGAGTCCTTCCATCGGGCATTATTACTTCTGCACCAAGGGAATAGAATGCTCCTGGGAACTTATCCCAGTCCGGTCTTTTTGAGACAATGTAAGGTAAAGCGAGTTTTTTGGCAAGGTTGTCAAATATCTCAAGGTCTTCTTTTATCTGCCTTTCGGCATCTTCAAAGTTGTCATGAGCGGTGTGGGATTCGAAGAATCTGCTTATTTCCCTTACCCTGATCAAAGGTCTTGTGTGCTTCGTTTCATACCTATAAACGTTAACTATCTGATAAACCTTGAAGGGCAGATCTGCATGAGACCTAATCCATAGGTTAAACATAGGATACATTGCGGTCTCACTAGTTGGTCTTAAGATAAGTCTCACATCTAGAGGTCTCTCGCCAGCATGAGTTACCCACAAAACCTCTCCATGGAATCCCGCTATGTGTTCCGCCTCTTTCTCAAACTCTGTCTCCGGAATTAAAGCTGGAAAGAGCACCTCATCGTGCCCGGTTCTTCTCATCTCATCATGGATGAAGTTTTCAATGTTCCTCATAATCCTTAATCCATATGGCAGCCAGACGTTCATTCCCTTTACCGGGTATCTTTTATCCTGTATCCCAGCGAGTTCTATCATTTCGTTGTACCATTCGCTGAACTCATTGGACCACCTTTCTCTTTTTACTTTTTGCTCGATGTTGGTTTCCATGCATTCACCACCTCTTTTTTAAAACCTCCTAATGTTTTTTAATCTTTCGCAGATTTCTCAAAAAGTTTTATTAACATGTTTCGATGAAAGTTTTAGTGGTGAAAGAAATGAAGCCAAAAGTCTTGGTTCTTTTTAACATGAAGAGTGAACCTTTAGAGCTCTTGAAGCAGTATTGCGACGTTGATGTCTTAGTTTATCCAGAGAAGGAAAAGATATTAGAAATAATAGGCGAATACGACGGATTAATAGTCTCACCCTTGAATAGGGTGGATAGAGAAATAATTGAGAAAGGAGAGAAGCTTAAGGTCATAAGTACCCACTCTGCTGGCTATGACCATATAGACCTTAAAGCAGCAACTGAAAAGGGAATATACGTAACAAAGGTTAGCGGGGTTTTAAGTGAAGCCGTTGCAGAGTTTGCGGTGGGTTTGACCATAGCTCTTCTGAGAAAAATTGCCTATTCAGACAAGTTCATGAGAAGGGGCCTTTGGGACTCTCACAGGACGGTTTGGGGATGGTACAAAAGAGTGGAAACGGTCTACGGCAAGAAGGTTGGAATCCTCGGAATGGGTCCAATAGGCAAAGCTATAGCGAGGAGAATGAAAGCCCTTGGAACGGAGATTTACTACTGGAGCAGAAGCAGAAAAGAGGATATAGAAAAGGAAGTAAGTGCAAAGTGGCTTCCACTTGAGGAGGTCTTAAAGCAGAGCGACATAGTTATCCTTGCACTACCTTCAACTCCCGAGACATACCACCTAATAAATGAGGAAAGACTTAAGCTCATGGAAGGAAAGTATCTAATAAACATAGGAAGAGGAAGCTTAGTTGACGAAAAAGCCCTTATTAAAGCCCTAAAAGAAGGAAAACTCAAGGGATTTGCCACTGACGTTTACGAAAAAGAGCCACTTCAAGAGAGCGAGCTTTTTGAAATGGAATGGGAGACCGTGCTTACTCCACATCATGCAGGATTGGCGAAAGAGGCTATGGAGGACATGGGGTTCCAAGCAGTAAACAATCTGCTATCGATTTTTAAGGGCGAAATTCCAGAAAACCTCGTAAACAAGGAAGTTCTTAAAATAAGGCCAATAGAAGAGGTTAAACTCCTCTGACATTTCTTTTAACTTTTAAGTTATAAGTTCTCACTTCAGCATGAAGAAAAAATAAGCCAAAAAGAAGCTAAAGGGCTACTCGCCCTTCAGAATCTTAACGACTTTTTCAGCAACTTCTATGCCAGCTCTTTCTTGGGCTTCAACCGTAGATGCTCCTATGTGAGGAGTTAGAACCACATTGTCGAGCTTTGTCAAGGGGTGATCTTTGGGAAGTGGTTCTTCCTCAAAGACATCCAAGCCAGCTCCAGCAATCCATCCCTCTTGAAGTGCCTTCACTAAAGCGTTTGTGTCTACAATGGGGCCCCTTGATGTGTTGATGAGGATTGCAGTGGGCTTCATGAGCTTCAACTTCTCTTCGTTAATGAGGTGGTAAGTACTTTCAAGGAGAGGCACATGGATTGTAACAACATCGCTGTTTCTCAAAAGCTCCTCAAGCTCTACAAACCTTCCACCAACTTCCTTTGCCCTCTCTTCATTCGGGTAAGGATCGTAGAGGAGGAGTTTCATCCCGATGGCGTTGGCTATTTTTGCTACCTGATAGCCTATCCTTCCAAATCCTACAACACCAAGAGTCTTTCCTTCAAGCTCAAAGCCCATACACTGCTTCTTAGCCCATATCCCCTCTCTCATTTTTCTGTCAGCGAAGGCTACTTTTCTGGCTACATTGAAGATTAATGCAATAGCCAACTCGGCAACGCTTCTACTTGATGCGGCAGGAGCGTTGACGATCTCAATCCCTTTGCTCTTTGCGTATTCGACATCTATGTTATCCAAACCAACGCCAGCTCTGGCTATAACCTTGAGGCTCGATGCGGCATCTATAATCTCCTTCGTCACTTTGGGCTTGCTCCTCACTATTATAGCACTGACATCTTTAACGAGTTCCTTGAGCTTTTCTTGATCAGGGTATTCCTCATAGACTACCTCTAACCCAGCGTTTTTCAAAATCTCGATTGCCTTTTCATGCAAAGGTGCGGCAACTAACACTTTCATTTTCAACCCCTCCTTTTTAGTGCCATAAGCAAAACCTGATCGGAGGCATCCTCCGCCCTATCGGCTATATCTCCGATCTTTGTTATAACCTTATCCCATATGATTTTTGCGAATGTTGTTATTTTTTCACCTTCAAAAACTTTTCTCAAAAGGTAATACTCAATTTTATCAGCCTCTTCTTCTGCTATTTCAGTCTTTTTTGCATACTCAATCGCCTCATCGACGTTTGTGTTGAGTGCTTTAACAGCCTTTTCAAGGAGCTGATATGTCCTCAAGGAATAATCCAAAAGCTCTAGGATCTCATCCTTCAGATCTGAGGGTACTTTGGGTTTTGCCAAGATCAGAGAATGGGCGGCACTCTCCGCTGCATCTGCCACACTATCCACTAGCTCAGATAATCTAGCGTAGTCCCCTCTGTTAACCGGTAAAAATGCGCCTTGATAAAGCATTGTCTCTATTTCTCTCCTTAAAGTATCTGCCTCCCTCTCCAGTTCTTCAACTTCTTTCATTAGAGCCTCTGCCCTCTCAACTTCTCCATTGAGGTAAGCTTCCACAAGTTCTCTAAGCTTTACTATGGTGGAATTTACCGCATCAAGATGTCTGTCAATTGTTGCAAAAACATTATTTTCCTTCCCTCCAAATATGGGCATATCTCATCCCCAGTATACTATCAATGGGACTCTTTATTTAGTTTGTGACTCCTTAGCCTTTACCAAACTCCAGAGTGCAAAGTTTAAGGGGGTTTTTAGCCCTATTTCCTCACTGTATTCGATGATTTTACCATTTATAAAATCTATTTCTGTCATTTTGCCCCTTCTTATGTCCTGAAGCATGGAGTTATAGTTTTCTCTTGTTCTCTTAAGAGTCTCAATGAGAAGTTCCATTGGATGCATATCGAACTCAATCCCCCATTGAGTAGCGACCTGACAGCCTTCCTTCACCACTTCCATCGCCAAGGTTAAGAGATAATCATTTTCCAGAATATCTCCGTTTTTGACTTCCATAATAGCTCCAATTGGGTTTATTGCGGAGTTAACTATAGCCTTAGCCCACTTCCATCCTGCTATGCTCTCACTGATCTCTGCCTCTAGCCCGGCTTTCTTAAAAAGGGCAACAAGCCTTTCTGCAAATTCTCCTTTTCCCTTAGGGTAATTTCCGATTATTGTTATTCCCTTTCCAGTCCATCTAACAACTCCCCATCTCTCAAGGGTTGCCCCATTGGTAGTTATCCCGCCTAGAACATTTTTTGTGTATTTTAATGCTTCATCCTCGTTTCCAAGCCCGTTTTGAATGCTTAGTATCCATGTGTTTTCTCCTATGCTTTCTTTGGCACATTGTAAGGCATAAGCAGAGGAATAGGATTTTGTTGCTAAGATTATCAAGTCCGGAGGCTCTGGAGGAGTTTCGGTAACGGCCCTCGGATACACTGTGAACTCCTCAACCCCAACAACCATGAGGCCATTATTGTTTATAGCCTCTACATGTTCTTTCCGACCTATCAGCGTCACATCTTCCCCAATTCTCGTTAAAAGTGCACCAAAAAGGGAACCTATGGAGCCTGCACCGAGAACATAAATTTTCATCCCTTCATCACCTTCCTTAGTGGAAATAACGAGTAAACGGACAATGTAAGAGAAATTGCAAAGAATACCCACCAGTAGCCCCGAAGTGAGTAGTTAAACGTGTAGATTGTGTAGGAAAGGGCCGTGTAGAACACTGCCAAGAGGGGAATTCCACCGATTGAAAGCTTTCTGTTTTTGAAAAAGAGCAACAAACTCCCAACAATTGCTAAAGAAAATATGTAAGGCTTTATCTCATCTGGCCACGTGATATTTAAAGCTCTTAGCAGAGTAGCTAAAGAAACAAGCCCGATGCCAATGTTGATGACTCTTTCAGCTAAGCTAACCGGCTGGCTCGCTTTGGGGAGAGCAAAAATTATGGCAACAAGTGAGAGCAAAAGGCCTATAGCAAGGAATAAGGGAATCTTAACATCTGCCCAGTAGAATATGTCAACCATAAACGCCGAGAATAGGGAAACTCCTCCAAAAAATCTTGAGTTTTTATTCAGGTAGACAACCGAGAGAAGTGCCAGGAGAAGGGGAGAAAGGTAAAACAATTCCGATTTATTACTCAACCTACTCGGGAGCTCTGTCTTTATGCTATAAACAAAAACTGCAAGGGATAGGAGATATATGCCTATTGGCAGGGTCTTTTTCACAATCTCCACCGTAACCATTTTAATACATCCCCTTAAATATCTTGCAGTCATGGAGCTGGCGGTAATACTCGTTGAGGTCGAATATCCCATAAACCTCGGAGCTATTGCAAGGGTTATGAAAAACTTTGGGGTAAAGGAGCTTATCTTGGTTAATCCCAAGGTTAGTCCTAATGACAAAACGGCCAGAAAATTTGCCGTCCATGCTGTAGATGTTTTAGAAAATGCAAAAGTTGTCGAGACTCTCGATGAAGCCCTTAAAATGGTAGATCTAGCTGTAGGAACTAGCGGGATTGCTGGAGGAGACTATATTCCGGAGAGAACCCCCATAACACCTGAAGAATTCGCAAAGAGGGCTTTTCTTTACGATGGGAGTATTGGGCTAGTTTTTGGTAGGGAAAGCAGGGGATTGGACAATGAAGAACTTAAGAAGCTCGATTTTACAGTTACGATTCCTACCAGCGAAGAATACCCAGTAATGAACCTGAGCCATGCTGTTGCCGTGATATTATACGAGATTTACAAGCAAAGAACAAAGGCTGAAGCTGTAGAGGTAAAAGAGAAGCTTAGAAAGTCTACAAAGGAAGAGAGGGCCAGATTGGTTGGGCTTTGGGAAAAGCTCCTAAACACCTTGGAGTATCCAAAGGATTTGGAAAGACGAAGGCTCTCTGTGCTGATGTTCCAGCGTTTTCTGGGAAGAGGGTTCATATACGCAAAGGAGATACACTCCATGTATGGGCCTCTAAGAAAAGCCATTGAAAGATTGGAGGGATGTAAAGATGATTGCTATTGATTCCTTCAAAATAGGCGGAAGAGAAATACAGATAGCCGTAATCTATGAAGAGAAAATTCAAGGCATAGCTTTTTCCCTTGATGGGGAAGAGTTTCTTCGAGAAAGAATTAGGGGTTTGGTAAAGCACTTACAAAAGCGTGGTGTGAATGTTGATCTAAGGGAAAAGGAAAGCGACTTTCCCCAGCTGGTTTACAGAGTTCTTCTGGGAGAAATTAAAAACGAAGAAGCACTGGAGTACCTTAGCTTTGAGGGAACCACTCCCTTTGAGAAGAAAGTTTACGAGACGCTTACAAAAAAGGTTAAAAGAGGGGAAGTCATAACATACGGTGAGCTTGCTAAAATGCTCAAGAGTTCACCAAGAGCCGTCGGAGGGGCAATGAAAAGAAACCCCTATCCTATAGTGGTTCCCTGTCATAGAGTTGTTGCGTCAAGCGGCTTAGGATGGTACACTCCGAAAATAGACTACAAAAAGTTTTTACTCATGCTGGAGGGGGTGAAAAAATGGACAAGCTAAAACTCTACCTCATAGGGTTCCTCGTGGCTATTATTGCGATAGCAGCAGGCATAATATACAAATGGGGCTTCTGGATGCTGGTTAGGATAGTGCTGAGCTTGGGATTTTTAGGATTAACTCTAATGCTCGGGTTTTTCTTGGCATTGACGCTTTACGCAGAAAGCTGGAAGTACGCTGGGCTTTTGGTAATCCCGACGGCATTAAGTGCCTATGCAACGTATCTAAGCATTACATGGCAGAAGCTAAAGATAGTTGGTGGAATAATAGTCCTCTTTGTTCTCGGGCTTGCGTTTGGTATATGGTACATAAGTGAACCCGATTTGAGCTTAACTGACCGCTTTAGAAGTGCCGAAAGCCTCGAGAGGGCTGGCAAATACAAAGCCGCTGCGAGAAAATATGAAAAGAAAGGGAACTACTTAAAAGCCGCAGAGATGTATGAAAAGCTTGGCTGGATGGAAAGCGCAGCTTGGGCATATGAAAAGGCTGAAAAATACGAAAGAGCTGCAGAGATCTATGAGCAGCTTTACGAGAAGGAAAAAGACACCTACTACCTCAAAGAGGCTCACGAGTACTGGAAAAAGGCTGGCAACATGGAGAGAGCCGCAAAAGCGTTAGAGAGATATGCCGAGGAAGAGCCGTGGTTCTGGGAGGATGTTGCAAAGCTCTATGAAGAGCTTGGCAATGAGGAAAAAGCAAGAGAAGCTTGGGAAAAAGCGTTGGAATACTACAAGGGTGAAGCCCAAGAAGAGGGCGTCTTCTGGGAGGATGTTGGCAATATAGCGAGGAAGCTCGGAAATGAAGAGCTTGCGAAAGAGGCTTATCAAAAATTCCTTGAATACTGCTTAAAAGAGGCCGAAGAAGACCCCATGTGGTGGAAGCACGTTGCAGAGGCTTATGAATACCTGGGAGAAAAAGATAAAGCTGAAGAAGCAAGGAAGAAGTACGAAGAATATAGGCAAAGAATAATG comes from Thermococcus litoralis DSM 5473 and encodes:
- a CDS encoding 2-hydroxyacid dehydrogenase, whose protein sequence is MKPKVLVLFNMKSEPLELLKQYCDVDVLVYPEKEKILEIIGEYDGLIVSPLNRVDREIIEKGEKLKVISTHSAGYDHIDLKAATEKGIYVTKVSGVLSEAVAEFAVGLTIALLRKIAYSDKFMRRGLWDSHRTVWGWYKRVETVYGKKVGILGMGPIGKAIARRMKALGTEIYYWSRSRKEDIEKEVSAKWLPLEEVLKQSDIVILALPSTPETYHLINEERLKLMEGKYLINIGRGSLVDEKALIKALKEGKLKGFATDVYEKEPLQESELFEMEWETVLTPHHAGLAKEAMEDMGFQAVNNLLSIFKGEIPENLVNKEVLKIRPIEEVKLL
- a CDS encoding 2-dehydropantoate 2-reductase; protein product: MKIYVLGAGSIGSLFGALLTRIGEDVTLIGRKEHVEAINNNGLMVVGVEEFTVYPRAVTETPPEPPDLIILATKSYSSAYALQCAKESIGENTWILSIQNGLGNEDEALKYTKNVLGGITTNGATLERWGVVRWTGKGITIIGNYPKGKGEFAERLVALFKKAGLEAEISESIAGWKWAKAIVNSAINPIGAIMEVKNGDILENDYLLTLAMEVVKEGCQVATQWGIEFDMHPMELLIETLKRTRENYNSMLQDIRRGKMTEIDFINGKIIEYSEEIGLKTPLNFALWSLVKAKESQTK
- the proS gene encoding proline--tRNA ligase, which translates into the protein METNIEQKVKRERWSNEFSEWYNEMIELAGIQDKRYPVKGMNVWLPYGLRIMRNIENFIHDEMRRTGHDEVLFPALIPETEFEKEAEHIAGFHGEVLWVTHAGERPLDVRLILRPTSETAMYPMFNLWIRSHADLPFKVYQIVNVYRYETKHTRPLIRVREISRFFESHTAHDNFEDAERQIKEDLEIFDNLAKKLALPYIVSKRPDWDKFPGAFYSLGAEVIMPDGRTLQIGTMHNYKQNFAKAYEITYEKEDGTHDYVHQTTFGMSERLLAAVMAVHGDDNGLVLPPTIAPIQVVIVPIPMKDSPYDVNAYAKEIAEELKRAGIRVHVDDREEIRPGRKFYDWEIKGVPLRIEVGPRDVESKKAVLARRDTFEKFTVEREKIVEEVRKTLDAIMENLYARAKEFLESHIKRVDTIEEAKQLFEDRRGVVELPWCGEESCGVEMEEILDASMLGIPYPEETAKIEGKKCAHCGKEAKYIARFARTY
- the otg gene encoding methylated-DNA--protein-cysteine methyltransferase, producing MIAIDSFKIGGREIQIAVIYEEKIQGIAFSLDGEEFLRERIRGLVKHLQKRGVNVDLREKESDFPQLVYRVLLGEIKNEEALEYLSFEGTTPFEKKVYETLTKKVKRGEVITYGELAKMLKSSPRAVGGAMKRNPYPIVVPCHRVVASSGLGWYTPKIDYKKFLLMLEGVKKWTS
- a CDS encoding RNA methyltransferase; this translates as MELAVILVEVEYPINLGAIARVMKNFGVKELILVNPKVSPNDKTARKFAVHAVDVLENAKVVETLDEALKMVDLAVGTSGIAGGDYIPERTPITPEEFAKRAFLYDGSIGLVFGRESRGLDNEELKKLDFTVTIPTSEEYPVMNLSHAVAVILYEIYKQRTKAEAVEVKEKLRKSTKEERARLVGLWEKLLNTLEYPKDLERRRLSVLMFQRFLGRGFIYAKEIHSMYGPLRKAIERLEGCKDDCY
- a CDS encoding TIGR00153 family protein, which produces MPIFGGKENNVFATIDRHLDAVNSTIVKLRELVEAYLNGEVERAEALMKEVEELEREADTLRREIETMLYQGAFLPVNRGDYARLSELVDSVADAAESAAHSLILAKPKVPSDLKDEILELLDYSLRTYQLLEKAVKALNTNVDEAIEYAKKTEIAEEEADKIEYYLLRKVFEGEKITTFAKIIWDKVITKIGDIADRAEDASDQVLLMALKRRG
- the pcp gene encoding pyroglutamyl-peptidase I — its product is MKILATGFEPFGGEKINPSWEAVKELPEKIGNAEIIKHQLPVSFKGVKEKLPKIIEDVRPDVVVLTGQAGGRVNITVERVAINVMDARMEDNEGYKPEDEPIFEDAPAAYFATVPVKRIVNALRENKIPAMVSNSAGTYVCNTAMYIALHYIAINGLEAKAGFIHVPYIPEQVLEKPQPSMSLEMIRKAIEIAIKESIKS
- a CDS encoding tetratricopeptide repeat protein; protein product: MDKLKLYLIGFLVAIIAIAAGIIYKWGFWMLVRIVLSLGFLGLTLMLGFFLALTLYAESWKYAGLLVIPTALSAYATYLSITWQKLKIVGGIIVLFVLGLAFGIWYISEPDLSLTDRFRSAESLERAGKYKAAARKYEKKGNYLKAAEMYEKLGWMESAAWAYEKAEKYERAAEIYEQLYEKEKDTYYLKEAHEYWKKAGNMERAAKALERYAEEEPWFWEDVAKLYEELGNEEKAREAWEKALEYYKGEAQEEGVFWEDVGNIARKLGNEELAKEAYQKFLEYCLKEAEEDPMWWKHVAEAYEYLGEKDKAEEARKKYEEYRQRIMKSNEETSNFPEEGKKS
- a CDS encoding D-2-hydroxyacid dehydrogenase, whose amino-acid sequence is MKVLVAAPLHEKAIEILKNAGLEVVYEEYPDQEKLKELVKDVSAIIVRSKPKVTKEIIDAASSLKVIARAGVGLDNIDVEYAKSKGIEIVNAPAASSRSVAELAIALIFNVARKVAFADRKMREGIWAKKQCMGFELEGKTLGVVGFGRIGYQVAKIANAIGMKLLLYDPYPNEERAKEVGGRFVELEELLRNSDVVTIHVPLLESTYHLINEEKLKLMKPTAILINTSRGPIVDTNALVKALQEGWIAGAGLDVFEEEPLPKDHPLTKLDNVVLTPHIGASTVEAQERAGIEVAEKVVKILKGE